A DNA window from Thermoplasmata archaeon contains the following coding sequences:
- a CDS encoding tetratricopeptide repeat protein, which yields MGLNILKGKEKHTPPPDRREEDLLHRIAATDVWKLNPDATAKFVNDLISLLLTVPFSRELHMRAPPEPPERVKAILETVSMKTTELEVKFNSLIPSTELYYHLGCAHYNLAKFSEAENFFDKVTKVDKNHFKGMLALGLTKMELDKDIEALETMKKLIEIEPNNETGWYSLGLILYKLKKHEDEIECYERAIAINRRYEPAWNNRGLTLYELGRYGEAAENFAEALKINPRNEKFWHGMGLVHMKLNNLDTALKDFETAAQVNPHYPEAWYSKAAVLLQLNKPSEALGAVEQALSLRKTFRDALLLKGKILEKLGKIGDAISIFDALITEAPDNPEPYLAKAEVMEKSGNTKEALAALDRVISLSGSQAAYLLKARILRKHGSVEDALRVYLQILDRDRANYNVMKLAGECLYELGKYDDASQMFKKVLSVQVNSHEAWFWKGKCDIKRNAIKDGIHAMEMAVSLSPKNVKYIRELIRVAKELGKRELYLKYEEMLTSLEQDNPEVWYEKANAYFEIGKLDEAEKAVEKAISLNKDWPDALFLLARIMHLKENYNTAVEIMENLLEKDNTNASAWLFLATLKNEMGEPGDAIICAERTLELKQSAEGYYQYGLALKEIGKLAEAGNAFTKAFELDNSYVRALVARAEVLEALKSYESAFESYASAYQKNPSPRVLTKLIEMGEKIGRIEDTIKYLEEGIKRDEQNPELWLVYGRMLAKKGEDLESIRAFEKGLMFAPEHLALLKALFEGYAKAERYEEAVKTGLKIVETEETPELWYSIGNLLLKLGRIERALECYQQAVYLNPELVEAYVARGKVFAEKGEFEKAAGEYRRAVEIRPDAYEPRFALATLLTKQKQYQEALEHIEKAIATKRSAEALLEKARILNSLGKLEESVTAYEQAFQVSQQIPEILYEKALVLEKLGLIEPAIETLEKNLQLHKHEKSASALVEMLEGVGKLEQALEVCERAFNDYKTELFLIARERLFQKLGRIEELVAHYDFLLEKARTPEFLYKKAELLLQLKRYDEARESIEEALSIEKKPEYFLVYARITAAAGSIDGALSVLAKGLRSFKNHIGLTAERAKLLIAAGRGEEAEKIVQELIEEEPENLEYLHLLAKLKLSTGDYSGAITILEKIIELSPESPDALSNLGDACFHTHRYDEALKWYNKALAVLESAEVREKAARTALLLSRYEEALKHIDMLVKTNPENPEYLVLQGKALVGLNRFIYALETYNRVLKIQPENLSAWYGRALALAKIGDVSEALASIEKAISFGRSMEALKLRAKLLSELGKFEDALNAYEELLVSEPDNQELLLEKGITLVRMGREEEAEQIFLKLVAAQPENATAHYYLGKIYATRGALEEAKSHLETAIESAPENAEARMLLAEIYLRTGTQDGMVKAGEQYTAILSYQPKNMAIIYKLAEIHMKLENFEKAIDFINGFLAEEPNHTGALYLKGNIFVKQKKLREAARTFEKLLKLQEMPEAHLDYAFCLMGLEKFEEARRHIERYIELKGKDVKALLALARCSELWQNYEEAIENYTEVLAFEFCEEGIEGKIRVLKKTGKYRELFDFYKEVIAKKDSENLRVEALEALCKFGTVEEIKNFIETSISKFPDSVALLVKKGELEEAWAEKENAVNTYMKALSLQRTEPELWYKCAKLYRELGKLATAAECLDKAIELKPENPVYLEEKGNLAYAMLEVDVAVRNLDAALEHDEARPQTWISLGKIMDEIGRYAEALRCFERAIDIEENAEVMALKGRTLVKMGKVDEGVSCFQRALSLDKNHGMARYFIGAVLARKGDPNSEKILESVDVWPADVRIHLGNLLFKKGKFEEAAWKYDEATRIERKKIEGWNNLGVALATNRMYEEAIDAFDEAIDIEKEYGTAWYNKGIALLKIESWKEALDALTLSGNYEGFKPEIQTAIAIALLQLRRYENAIKLLDEVVAKTEYGKGIYNLALAYLIIDIPEKALEYAKIAYKKEKSDAAKYLLLYTLNQIDEKECLEFLKVCENPAFGFWQFYLLKGYIEIKQGEFQNAIRSLDKAVRSPKSGDVWLLRAYAYLMDGKYSDARRSAEAAIAQKLKNYYVFTLRGVAEYLLGNYEIARKWLEMALATENNLQTNYNLAALYFKMGKLEEALRRLKDGLKFEPENEKLKFYRLLVLSEIEKKNAKSAEEVTGEYLISETRDSILDTHDLSITLVVSQDKGVELTVKNEMFQTVEPFTLSVAGMLASGELAIPQLSSKEEKKFNLTYQFNEEDEFHVIPGIDVSIEAKLYSRHGKVHCELSLKNLKAYPLKQVKVRAVEGLGYVALAEEKVIEVLEPMEEKKLAFTMVPLAFKQQLEKWKEKFGIEMNPEIPLPYVEIALPPIQIPDFKLEDAYEYTRFAETRLKRILKTMEIKSKAIEDMLKAPVLQETTATGTALIDELELMEIRRR from the coding sequence GTGGGTCTGAACATTCTAAAAGGCAAGGAAAAACATACACCACCACCTGACCGCAGAGAAGAGGACTTACTTCACCGCATTGCTGCCACAGATGTCTGGAAACTGAATCCAGATGCAACTGCCAAATTCGTGAATGACCTTATCTCGCTACTTCTTACTGTACCTTTTTCCAGAGAACTGCACATGCGAGCACCACCAGAGCCGCCGGAAAGAGTGAAAGCCATCCTTGAAACTGTTTCAATGAAAACAACTGAGCTTGAGGTGAAATTCAACTCTCTCATTCCTAGCACAGAACTCTACTACCATCTTGGCTGTGCCCACTACAACCTCGCAAAATTCTCAGAAGCAGAAAACTTCTTTGATAAAGTCACCAAAGTGGACAAAAACCACTTCAAGGGCATGCTCGCACTCGGGCTTACAAAGATGGAGCTGGACAAGGACATCGAAGCCCTTGAAACAATGAAAAAACTGATAGAAATTGAGCCGAACAACGAAACTGGCTGGTATTCCCTTGGCTTAATACTCTACAAACTCAAGAAACATGAAGATGAGATTGAATGCTATGAGCGGGCAATTGCAATCAACAGAAGATATGAGCCGGCATGGAACAATCGTGGGCTTACGCTCTACGAACTTGGCAGGTATGGCGAGGCCGCAGAAAATTTCGCAGAAGCATTGAAAATCAACCCGAGAAATGAAAAATTCTGGCATGGGATGGGCCTTGTCCACATGAAACTCAACAATTTAGACACAGCCCTCAAGGACTTTGAGACCGCTGCTCAGGTTAACCCGCATTATCCAGAAGCATGGTACAGCAAGGCAGCAGTGCTTCTGCAGCTCAACAAACCCTCTGAGGCCTTGGGAGCAGTAGAGCAAGCTCTTTCACTCAGAAAAACCTTCAGGGATGCACTGCTTCTCAAGGGCAAAATCCTAGAAAAACTTGGAAAGATTGGAGATGCAATCTCAATTTTTGACGCCCTGATAACTGAAGCACCAGATAACCCTGAACCCTATCTTGCAAAGGCAGAGGTGATGGAAAAATCAGGAAACACAAAGGAAGCCCTCGCTGCCCTTGACAGAGTAATTTCTCTTTCAGGAAGTCAGGCGGCATATCTTCTCAAAGCCAGAATTTTGAGAAAGCATGGAAGTGTGGAAGATGCTCTCAGGGTTTACCTCCAGATTCTTGACAGGGATAGAGCAAACTACAATGTGATGAAACTTGCTGGTGAGTGTCTCTACGAGCTTGGCAAATATGACGACGCTTCCCAAATGTTCAAGAAGGTGCTGAGCGTCCAGGTAAACTCACATGAGGCATGGTTTTGGAAAGGAAAGTGCGACATAAAGCGAAATGCAATCAAGGATGGCATCCACGCAATGGAAATGGCTGTTTCACTCTCGCCAAAGAATGTGAAATACATAAGGGAGCTGATTCGGGTTGCAAAGGAACTTGGAAAAAGAGAGCTTTATCTCAAGTACGAGGAGATGCTCACTTCGCTGGAACAGGATAATCCAGAGGTTTGGTATGAGAAAGCAAATGCCTACTTTGAGATAGGAAAATTGGACGAGGCGGAAAAAGCAGTGGAAAAAGCAATTTCACTGAATAAGGACTGGCCAGATGCCCTCTTTCTGCTTGCCAGAATAATGCATCTGAAGGAGAATTACAACACTGCAGTTGAAATCATGGAAAACCTGCTAGAAAAAGACAATACTAATGCCTCTGCCTGGCTTTTCCTGGCAACCCTGAAAAATGAAATGGGAGAACCAGGAGATGCAATTATCTGTGCGGAACGCACCCTTGAACTCAAGCAGAGTGCAGAGGGCTATTACCAGTATGGACTCGCACTTAAAGAAATTGGCAAACTTGCAGAGGCAGGCAATGCATTTACAAAAGCGTTTGAGCTGGACAACAGCTATGTCCGTGCCTTAGTGGCAAGAGCAGAGGTGCTGGAAGCTTTGAAATCCTATGAGAGTGCATTTGAGAGCTATGCTTCTGCCTACCAGAAAAACCCATCTCCCAGGGTGCTTACAAAATTGATAGAGATGGGAGAGAAGATAGGAAGAATTGAGGACACAATAAAATACCTTGAGGAAGGAATTAAAAGGGACGAGCAGAATCCAGAACTCTGGCTTGTGTATGGCAGAATGCTTGCAAAAAAAGGAGAAGATTTGGAATCCATACGGGCATTCGAAAAGGGCTTGATGTTTGCACCAGAACATCTGGCACTTCTTAAAGCCCTGTTTGAAGGTTATGCAAAAGCAGAAAGATACGAGGAAGCAGTGAAAACTGGCTTGAAAATTGTGGAAACTGAAGAAACACCAGAGCTCTGGTATTCCATCGGAAATCTTCTCCTCAAACTGGGGCGGATTGAGCGAGCCCTTGAATGCTATCAGCAGGCAGTTTACCTCAACCCTGAGCTTGTGGAGGCCTATGTCGCCAGGGGCAAGGTATTTGCTGAAAAAGGAGAGTTTGAAAAAGCTGCAGGGGAATACCGCAGAGCGGTTGAAATCAGGCCAGATGCCTACGAACCCAGATTTGCACTTGCTACGCTGCTCACCAAACAAAAGCAGTATCAGGAGGCACTGGAACACATTGAGAAAGCAATTGCAACAAAGAGGAGTGCAGAAGCCCTGCTGGAAAAGGCAAGAATTCTTAACTCACTTGGGAAATTGGAGGAGAGCGTAACTGCCTACGAGCAGGCATTCCAAGTTTCACAGCAAATACCAGAAATTCTCTATGAAAAGGCACTCGTGCTAGAAAAACTTGGTTTGATTGAACCAGCAATTGAAACTCTTGAAAAGAATCTCCAGTTGCACAAACATGAAAAGAGTGCATCAGCCCTTGTTGAGATGCTTGAAGGTGTAGGGAAGCTGGAACAGGCCCTTGAGGTTTGCGAACGCGCTTTCAATGACTATAAAACTGAGCTCTTTCTGATTGCAAGGGAACGACTGTTCCAGAAACTTGGAAGGATTGAAGAATTGGTGGCCCATTACGACTTTCTCCTTGAAAAAGCTAGAACACCAGAGTTTCTGTACAAAAAAGCAGAACTTCTTTTGCAGCTCAAAAGGTATGATGAGGCAAGGGAGAGCATTGAGGAAGCATTGAGCATCGAGAAAAAACCAGAGTATTTTCTTGTCTATGCAAGGATCACCGCTGCAGCTGGCTCAATTGACGGCGCTCTTTCTGTGCTTGCGAAAGGACTTCGTTCCTTCAAAAACCACATCGGACTTACTGCAGAGCGAGCAAAGCTGCTGATTGCTGCTGGACGAGGTGAGGAAGCTGAGAAAATTGTGCAGGAGTTGATTGAAGAGGAACCAGAAAACCTGGAATATCTGCATCTCCTTGCAAAGCTGAAGTTGAGCACTGGCGATTATTCAGGTGCAATCACAATTCTGGAAAAAATTATTGAGCTTAGCCCGGAATCACCAGATGCTCTGAGCAATCTGGGGGATGCTTGTTTCCACACCCACAGATACGATGAAGCGTTAAAATGGTACAATAAAGCCCTGGCAGTTTTAGAATCTGCAGAAGTGAGGGAGAAGGCAGCAAGGACTGCACTTTTGCTCAGCAGATATGAGGAGGCACTGAAGCACATTGATATGCTTGTAAAAACCAATCCAGAGAATCCTGAATATTTGGTGCTACAGGGCAAGGCACTTGTGGGCTTGAATCGCTTTATCTATGCCCTTGAAACTTACAACAGAGTCCTGAAAATTCAGCCAGAAAATTTGAGTGCCTGGTATGGCAGGGCTTTGGCCCTTGCAAAAATAGGGGATGTGAGCGAAGCTCTGGCAAGCATTGAAAAGGCAATTTCTTTCGGTAGAAGCATGGAGGCATTGAAGTTAAGGGCAAAACTGCTCAGTGAATTAGGAAAATTTGAGGATGCATTGAATGCTTATGAGGAATTGCTCGTTTCAGAGCCAGACAACCAGGAACTGCTTCTTGAGAAGGGCATCACACTTGTCAGGATGGGTAGAGAAGAGGAGGCAGAGCAGATTTTCCTGAAATTGGTTGCAGCCCAGCCAGAAAATGCAACAGCCCATTACTATCTGGGAAAAATTTATGCCACCAGAGGTGCGCTTGAGGAAGCGAAGAGCCATTTAGAGACAGCAATCGAATCTGCGCCGGAGAATGCAGAGGCAAGAATGCTTCTTGCAGAAATTTACTTACGCACAGGGACACAAGATGGTATGGTGAAAGCTGGAGAGCAGTACACAGCAATACTTAGCTATCAGCCGAAGAACATGGCAATTATCTACAAACTCGCAGAAATCCACATGAAACTTGAGAATTTTGAAAAGGCCATCGACTTTATAAACGGATTTTTAGCAGAGGAACCAAATCACACAGGGGCACTCTACCTAAAAGGAAATATTTTTGTTAAACAGAAAAAATTGAGAGAGGCAGCAAGAACATTTGAGAAGCTTTTGAAGCTTCAGGAGATGCCAGAGGCACATCTGGACTATGCTTTCTGTCTCATGGGTCTTGAAAAATTTGAGGAGGCAAGAAGGCACATTGAACGCTACATTGAGTTGAAAGGAAAGGATGTGAAGGCATTGCTGGCTCTAGCGAGATGCAGTGAACTGTGGCAAAATTACGAGGAAGCAATTGAGAATTATACGGAAGTACTGGCATTTGAGTTTTGCGAAGAAGGAATAGAAGGCAAAATCAGGGTGCTGAAGAAAACAGGTAAATATAGGGAATTGTTTGACTTCTATAAGGAAGTGATTGCGAAAAAGGATAGTGAGAATTTAAGAGTTGAGGCCTTGGAAGCCCTATGCAAGTTTGGCACCGTAGAAGAGATTAAAAACTTCATAGAGACTTCCATTTCCAAGTTTCCAGATTCAGTTGCGCTCCTCGTGAAGAAAGGGGAACTTGAGGAGGCATGGGCGGAAAAAGAGAATGCAGTTAACACCTACATGAAGGCACTCAGCTTGCAGCGAACAGAACCAGAACTTTGGTATAAATGCGCTAAACTCTACCGCGAGCTTGGAAAGCTAGCAACTGCTGCAGAATGTTTAGATAAGGCAATCGAGCTTAAGCCAGAAAATCCTGTATATCTTGAAGAAAAAGGGAATTTAGCGTACGCAATGCTAGAAGTGGATGTAGCTGTTAGGAATTTGGATGCGGCTCTTGAACATGACGAGGCGAGACCTCAGACCTGGATTTCTCTTGGCAAAATTATGGATGAGATAGGTAGATACGCAGAAGCGTTGAGATGTTTTGAGAGAGCGATAGATATAGAAGAAAACGCAGAAGTCATGGCTCTGAAAGGAAGAACATTAGTTAAGATGGGAAAGGTTGACGAAGGTGTTTCCTGCTTCCAGAGAGCTCTTTCTCTGGACAAGAACCACGGAATGGCAAGATATTTCATCGGTGCTGTTCTTGCGAGAAAAGGAGACCCAAATAGCGAGAAAATATTAGAGAGTGTTGATGTCTGGCCTGCAGATGTGCGAATTCATCTTGGCAATCTGCTTTTCAAAAAAGGAAAGTTTGAAGAAGCGGCATGGAAGTATGATGAAGCCACGAGAATTGAAAGGAAGAAGATAGAGGGCTGGAACAACCTGGGTGTTGCCCTTGCAACGAACAGAATGTACGAGGAGGCAATAGATGCATTTGATGAGGCAATTGACATTGAAAAGGAGTATGGCACTGCTTGGTACAATAAGGGAATTGCATTACTGAAAATTGAGAGCTGGAAGGAGGCACTGGATGCATTAACGCTCAGCGGAAACTATGAGGGCTTTAAGCCCGAGATTCAAACAGCCATTGCCATCGCACTTCTGCAACTCCGGCGGTATGAGAATGCGATAAAATTGCTTGATGAGGTTGTTGCAAAGACAGAGTACGGAAAAGGAATTTACAATCTTGCACTTGCTTACCTTATCATAGATATACCTGAAAAAGCACTTGAATATGCAAAGATTGCTTACAAGAAAGAAAAAAGTGATGCAGCGAAATACTTGCTGCTCTATACCCTTAATCAGATAGATGAAAAAGAGTGTCTTGAATTTCTCAAAGTATGTGAAAATCCTGCTTTTGGATTCTGGCAATTTTATTTGCTTAAGGGCTACATTGAAATAAAGCAGGGTGAATTTCAAAATGCAATCAGGAGCTTAGACAAGGCAGTGCGTTCTCCAAAATCTGGGGATGTGTGGTTACTTAGGGCTTATGCCTATCTGATGGATGGAAAATACAGCGATGCAAGACGAAGTGCAGAAGCTGCGATTGCCCAGAAGCTCAAAAATTACTATGTGTTCACATTGAGAGGTGTGGCTGAGTATTTGCTCGGGAATTATGAGATTGCCAGAAAATGGCTTGAAATGGCTCTTGCAACTGAAAACAATTTACAAACCAACTATAATCTGGCTGCACTTTACTTCAAAATGGGCAAATTGGAAGAGGCTCTGAGGAGGCTTAAAGATGGATTGAAGTTTGAGCCAGAGAATGAGAAGCTAAAATTTTACAGGTTGCTAGTTCTTAGTGAGATTGAGAAAAAGAATGCGAAAAGTGCAGAAGAGGTAACTGGTGAATATCTAATCTCCGAAACTAGGGATTCCATTCTAGATACCCATGACCTTTCAATCACACTAGTTGTTAGCCAAGATAAAGGTGTAGAGTTAACTGTAAAGAATGAGATGTTCCAAACAGTCGAACCCTTTACGCTTAGTGTCGCTGGGATGCTTGCCTCTGGTGAACTAGCAATTCCACAGTTGTCTTCAAAAGAGGAGAAAAAGTTTAATCTCACCTACCAATTCAATGAGGAAGACGAGTTTCATGTAATTCCTGGCATTGATGTCTCCATTGAAGCAAAACTTTACTCAAGACATGGGAAGGTGCATTGTGAGTTATCACTGAAGAATTTGAAAGCGTATCCATTGAAACAAGTAAAGGTGCGGGCAGTAGAGGGCCTCGGTTATGTTGCCCTTGCTGAGGAAAAGGTTATTGAGGTGCTTGAGCCAATGGAAGAGAAGAAGCTCGCATTTACAATGGTGCCTCTCGCTTTCAAACAACAACTTGAAAAATGGAAGGAAAAGTTTGGAATTGAGATGAATCCAGAAATTCCATTGCCTTATGTGGAAATTGCTCTGCCTCCCATTCAGATCCCTGATTTTAAGCTAGAAGATGCCTACGAATACACAAGATTCGCTGAAACACGACTCAAGAGGATTTTGAAGACGATGGAGATAAAATCGAAGGCGATAGAGGATATGCTGAAGGCGCCTGTGCTTCAGGAAACCACTGCTACTGGGACGGCCTTAATCGACGAGCTAGAACTGATGGAGATAAGGA